TATTAAATTGCTTGGTGTAAGATCGAATGCTTAAGCTAGATTTCATGAGCAACGCCGGAGTACATTTCGCTAGGTTAAAGTAAGAGATACAACGTTACATTATCACTTCCCTAGAGTCACACTCAATGATCATCAAATTCATGCTAACTAGGTGACATGATCAAAAACGGCCTCCAAATAAGAGGCCGTATTTATTCGAATGCTAAATCACGTCAAAGATTTAAAACGATACTTGGTTATCCTGACCAACCACTACCTGAACACTATTTTGAACATCATAGATTTCAAAACCATCAGCAACCGGATCAGCATTGTCTTCATCACTGTCGTAATGCGCAGTACAGGTATAACCCAATGAGTAAGTACCTGGATCAATGAAGCCCAGAGAGAACTCATAGTTAGTCTGTGCTTCATTCATTGCTACTGACGCTGAAGTGATCGGTTTCACTTCATCACTGCCGCCAATCGGAGCCATGTTAGCTTTAGCGATGTCACCTTCATACAAATAAACCGATTGGACGAAGGTATTGTCATTTGTAGGGTTACAAGCTCCAAAAGTTGTTGTCGCTACAGTACCTTCAATGTTTCCTGTCTCAACCGTATTGATAAGGCTTACAGACGTTCTTTGAATAGTGTAATCAGGGAAAGTCGAACTGTTCTTTAGGCCACGTCGAAGATCGAACTCGACAACAAAATCGTTACTCTGTTGGTTCACATTAAATGAATCATTAAAGTAAAGCACGCCAGCGTTATCTTCTTTACCAACACCTTGCGGGCACGCGCCATTACCTTTCACCGTTAACTCACGAATCGAGTCATCGTTTTCTACAACATAAGATGGATGTGTCGGGTGATCGCCATCATTCGCAAACACACATAGTTTATAGCTACCTACTGGAACTACCTCGTTTTCAATCAAAGGAAGTGCATCGCTTCCTTGGTAATCCAATAAATTGACACTTAATGGAATAGGATCTTCACCGTCTGTCAACGGGTCGCCATTTTCATCAACGTAATCACCGTTTTCGTCCGTTTTATACACGTCATACACTAGCGTTGTACCTCCCTGAGTCGGAAGTAAAGCTACCTTGCTGAATGTCACCGTCACATCTTTAACATCATCGACGGGCGCATCACTCACACTCAAGGTAATGGGTGTCGTACTGCTTGATGATCCTGAGTCTCCGCCACAACCAACAAGCCCGGCCAACACAAGGCTAGCTAAAGCCGTTTCCTTTAAATATTTCATAACTCATTTCCTATAAAATCACTGCTCAATAAAGGGCTTATTTGAGTGCCCTCTTATTCTTTTTCTTGTTGTGACCCATAAATAAACAGCGCTATTGTTTGATGTTTATATCCCTACTATTCAGGGCATTCCTCATCCAAAAAACACTGTTCATCAAGGTGCACATATCAAGTCGCACATAGGTTAATTAAGTCTAGTAAGTAAATTGTCAGTAGCAACGCATGTTTGGCAAAAGTGCTGTCAATTGTGTTGAAATAGTCGTTGAGTAGAAAATGGGAAGCAGGGATTGAAAGCAACTTGATCAAAGTGAATAATCGCCACCAAGATCAAAAAAGGCCGTTAAGACAGCCTGTTGCTGAACTTAAACGACCTTTTCATTGAATTTTGATTAAGCTAATTCGATCTTAGCTCATTCAAATTGACTTATTTTTGAAGTTGTTCTTTAGCCGCTTCAACCTTAGAGAAATCTAGGCCAAGCTCTTCAACGGCTTCTTTGATTAGCGCAGGGTTTTGCATTACCTGACCCATCAGCATTTGAAGTTTATCTTGTGGTAAGCCAAGTTGGCTGATTGTCGCCATTGCTGCAAGAGGGTTCTCTGTCAGCGTCTTGAATATCTCGCTGATTTGCTCATCGCTAATATTGTTCTCTTTCAACATTGCTAAAATCGGGTTCATCACTTTACCTTTGAAACACTAAAATTAATAGAGCGCCAGTTTACCACCTAGCGCCTCTCGATAGTACCAGCAAGTTGTGCTTTGCTTAACCCAAGTTATTGCTTAGATTTTAGGCTTAACGCGACTCTAGCGGATAAGAGCGGTAACTCCACATGCCATAGGTTCTTAGAGCATCACGATAAATACCTAACAGTTCGCCACTGCTTGCATTTTTAAGACTTTCTAATGGCTTGTCTGGGTAAGCAACCGTATCAAATGTAATTCCTTGAGGGCCAGTTTGCCAGCTCGCAATTTCAAACAAAGTTTGACCACGACGAACATGGCTTGCCGAGCTAATAATGGTCGCATGCTTAATATTATGACGAGCAAGCGCATAGCTACTGAACAAAGCATTCCCTACCGTGCTAGTCGCATAGTTCTCTTCAATGATACGATCTTTACTCACCCCTTTTGAAATAAGCCAATTCGCCATCAACTTGCCTTCTGTCTTGTGGTTCTTAGGCACGCCACCCGTTAGCACAATCATCGCATCCGGGTTGGCTTTAGACATTGCCAATGTGGTTTCAAGACGTTCAATCAAGATCTCATGCATTGAACCATCTGGGTTCAGCGCGTAACCCAAAGTAACTATCGCGCCGTGATCGCTCAGTAGCCCTTTATCTGCTGATTCTTTCAACGGTGTTTCTAATACGCGATCGACCGTAGCAAAGATACGTTTGATGTCTTCGGCTTTGCCTTTGTTCAGGCTCTCAAGCTTCTGCATATGCTTGTTGGATTCACTATCATTACCATCGAATCTTTGCCAAACCGCAAGGTAAGAATGAAGATCGACATCGTCTGGCGCAACCGTCAACGCTTGCTCAAACAACTCAATAGCGCGCTCTGCATTCTTGTTATAGATCTGAGCGTTCGCTGCCGAAATCAGCAAGTCAGTGCGGTAAGGTTCTAACTGGTAAGCTTCTAACAATCGATTCGTCACAATTTCCATGTTGCTTGGCATTTTAGCCGTGAAGCCAGCGTGAGAAATTCTTGCTGGAGACTTGAACGCTTGCAACGCATCAAGAAGTAGTTGGTCGACAACTTGTCGCTTAGTCACCAACTGCGCGTAATCCGCAGAAGCTTGTACTGCGCCATCGTTAGCAGCAAAAGAATAAGGAATTGCGCCAAAAGCCAGCATGCCACCAAGAGCGAGGGCGATAATGTTCTTTTTCATGGAAAGATCCTGTGTCGTTAAGTGTTCACATCAGATTTGCTCCCCAATGTAAGCCCCTAGTATTAAAAAACCGTGAAGCACACCAGAATCTACAGCGTTAATATTCCTTGGTTGCATAAGATGTGGCTGCAGATCACGATTTTATGTGCCTAAACACGCTCGCCAATCTAACGAGTTGTTGTATAACAATGATGTTACTGACTATTTTCGAATATCTAGCTTCAAATTCACACGCCTCCCCCACCATAATCGACAATTACATTTAGACTGACGACCAACTGTCAGCGCCGATGTAAAAATGACCCACTAACGCCGATTTAAAATTGACCCACTTGAGGCAAACTATCCGTTCGTAAATGGACAAAGCGGCGGATTATGATCAATCAGGAGCAACTAGTGGAAATACATGTTTTACATCAGCAAGGGTGCAGCATCCGCCGTATCGCCAAGGATTTGGGTATCTCAAGGAATACCGTTCGTAACTATCTCCGTGATAGAAGCAAAGCCCTCGTGTACCCCGAGCGTCAATCGCGACCAACTAAACTTCAGCCATACCATGACTACTTGCGTACTCGCATTGACGCAGCAAAACCGTATTGGATACCAGCAACAGTCCTACTACGTGAATTAAAAGCGCTTGGCTATGAGGGCGGTATAACGATGCTCAAGGAGCACATCAAGCAATACAAACCTAGCACGCCAGTCGACCCCGTGGTTCGATTCGAGACAAAGCCTGGTGAGCAGATGCAGGTCGACTTCACTACCATCACGCATTACGGCGTACGTGTTAAAGCCTTCGTTGCAACGCTTGGTTATAGCAGAGCGACCTTCGTTCGCTTTTGCGAGCGAGAGCGACAAGAAGACTGGGTTGAAGGTCTTGAAGAAGCGTTTGAATACTTCGGTGGCGTACCCAAAGAAGTTCTCTTCGATAATGCAAAAGCCATCATGATAGAACGAGATGCTTACGGTGAAGGTGAACACCGATGGAATCCTATGTTGCTCACTGCCGCTAAGAAGTACAACTTCAAACCAAGAGCTTGCCGCCCTTATCGCGCAAAGACCAAAGGGAAAGTGGAGCGATTTAACTCTTACTTGAAAAGTAGCTTCGTTACTCCGCTTGCAGCGACACTCAAACAACACGGACTTAAAGTCACCGTCGATGTTCTTAATGGGCATATCGGCGCGTGGTTAGAAACCGTCGCTCACCAACGGATCCACGGTACGACGGGTACAAAGCCTCAAGTTCTCTTAGATGAAGAGCGCTTTACACTTCAACCCCTCACGTCACCGACACGCCTAATGGTACCGCTAACAATGGGTGATAATGTAATGCCAGTTGAGAGCTTCCAACACCCACTCTCAACCTATGACGCGCTGTTGGAGGTACGAGTATGAACCTTCAAATGAATCGCATCGAAGCGGCCTGTGCAGCGCTGAAGTTACAAGCTATAGGTCAGGACTGGCCAAGACTGGCAGAAGTCGCTAATAGTCGTGAGTTCAGCCTAGCCGATTACTTAGAGTCACTTCTCAACGCAGAGCTTGATGCGAGAGCTGAACGCACAAGAGCCACGCTGACCAAATTCGCCAGCTTCCCTATGGAGAAAACATTCGATGACTATGACTTCAAGTTCGCAACAGGCGCTCCAAGAAAACAGCTTAAGGAGCTAACAGGGTTAGCCTTTATTGAGCGAAAGGAAAACGTGATATTACTTGGCCCAAGTGGCGTTGGTAAAAGCCACCTTGCTGTGAGCCTTGGTCAAATAGCGGTTCAAAAGGGTCTAAAGACACGCTTCATCACAGCAGCAGACTTAATGCTTCAACTGTCTACAGCAAAAACTCAAGGCAAGCTTGAAAGCTACCTGAGACGAAGCGTGCTCGCTCCAAAGCTTCTTATCGTCGATGAAATCGGATATCTACCGTTCGGCAGAGAAGAGGCGAACTTGTTCTTCAACGTCATCGCTAAAAGATACGAGCAAGGCAGCATTATCGTGACCAGTAACTTGCCGTTCTCTCAATGGTCAAATGCGTTCGCCGACGATACGACACTGACGGCGGCGTTACTGGATAGACTTCTTCATCACTCGCACATCGTACAAATCAATGGAGAAAGCTATCGATTACGAGGAAAGAAGGCGGCTGGAACCATACCAACGGTTCTAGAGAATCTATCTGAAAGTAGAAGTTAATTACGTGGGTGGGTCAGTTTTACTTCGGCGATAACGTCGATAAGTGGGTCAATTTTAAACTGGCGTTGACACAACATGAAAGCTCACATTCAAACACATACTTTCAGATATTTAAGATTCTCAACCGCCAATAGGTTCACGCTAGCTTCTGCCCATCAACTGAAATTCAAACACCGCTCGTTTAAAAAAACAGGCCATTTTTCACATAATTTAAAATCAATTATTGAACGATCGTTCAAGTGATGTTTTAATGGACGTCCAATACAAGGAGTTACCCCATGCTTAAGTTCTATTTTCACCAAACACCCAACCCAATGAAGATCGCTCTGTTTCTAGAAGAGACAGGCCTAGATTTTGAACTCGTTCCAGTTGATACCTTAAAAGGCGAGCAACACACACCGGAATATCGCTTAATAAATCCAAATGGCAAAACGCCAGCGATTGAAGATGACGGACAACGTGTATTCGACTCTAACGCTATCCTTCTTTACCTATCAGAGAAAACTGGCAAGCTAGCGGGGCAACCAGAAGACAGAGCAGAACTTCTATCTTGGATGATGTTCATCGCGAGCGGTCTTGGTCCATACTCTGGCCAATCGGTACACTTCCGTCATGCTGCCCCTGCAGGCCTAGACTACGCCGTGAACCGTTATCTACGTGAAGCACAACGTCACTACGAAGTGTTAGAAAAGCATATGGAAGGTCGTGAGTTTTTCGTCGGAAATGAGTACACCATTGTCGATGTCGCGGCATGGGGTTGGATTGATAAAGCACCTTTCGTGCTTGGTGAAGAAGGCCTAGAACCTTACCCGAACTTAAAGCGCTGGTTTGATGCAATCAACAGTCGCCCTGCCGCACTGCGCGCTCGCGAGATTGGTAAAGGCATTGAGTTTAAAACCGAACGTGATGAAGAAGCGAAACGAGCACTGTTTCCTTCGAATTATGCGAAGTAGAAAAATTGATAGTTAACACTCTTCTGAGTGATAGCTAAAACTCAAACATAAAGAGCCGCTAAAAAGCGGCTCTTTATGTTGAAAAGTCACAAGTTGATATTTTGTGTGGATTGATACCAAGGTTCAACATTCGTAACTATCCACTTCTCTCAAACACATTTCTGGACAAAAGTTTGCTAGTGACTTCCCTAAATTAGCAATTCATGGATAACTAAAGGTATGGTAAAGCTAGTTGTGAAGAGCTAGTACGATGAGTAAAATCGTACTAGCAAAAAGATTGATTTATGCTTAGGTTCGTATTAAGTGTAGTTACGGTAAATCGGTCAAGGCAAAGTCGATACAGTGGTTTTTACAACAACCGCTGAATTTGAGAAAGAAGCTTCAATGTTACTAGCATCCAGTTCCGCAAAGTTTCTATAGCACTCTTCAAAGTGTTTATCTTCAATCAGTCTTTGCTTCGTATCTTCGGGTAAGGTAAACGTATAGCCTTCTTCTTTAACAAGCCCTAGACTTACCATGCGTTCTCCCATGTGAAATACGTTATATGGCATCCAATCTTCTTTATCTGGCACTCCAAAAGGGATTACTTCGTCGAAGAATATCCGTAAGAATTCTTTGCCTTCGTCTTTTAGATCACGAGAAAAGCTAGTCAATGTCTTTTCACGCTCTTCTTCTAGATGATTTATCAGGAGTTTTCGAGCTGC
The Vibrio cyclitrophicus DNA segment above includes these coding regions:
- a CDS encoding YdcF family protein, producing MKKNIIALALGGMLAFGAIPYSFAANDGAVQASADYAQLVTKRQVVDQLLLDALQAFKSPARISHAGFTAKMPSNMEIVTNRLLEAYQLEPYRTDLLISAANAQIYNKNAERAIELFEQALTVAPDDVDLHSYLAVWQRFDGNDSESNKHMQKLESLNKGKAEDIKRIFATVDRVLETPLKESADKGLLSDHGAIVTLGYALNPDGSMHEILIERLETTLAMSKANPDAMIVLTGGVPKNHKTEGKLMANWLISKGVSKDRIIEENYATSTVGNALFSSYALARHNIKHATIISSASHVRRGQTLFEIASWQTGPQGITFDTVAYPDKPLESLKNASSGELLGIYRDALRTYGMWSYRSYPLESR
- the istA gene encoding IS21 family transposase; this encodes MINQEQLVEIHVLHQQGCSIRRIAKDLGISRNTVRNYLRDRSKALVYPERQSRPTKLQPYHDYLRTRIDAAKPYWIPATVLLRELKALGYEGGITMLKEHIKQYKPSTPVDPVVRFETKPGEQMQVDFTTITHYGVRVKAFVATLGYSRATFVRFCERERQEDWVEGLEEAFEYFGGVPKEVLFDNAKAIMIERDAYGEGEHRWNPMLLTAAKKYNFKPRACRPYRAKTKGKVERFNSYLKSSFVTPLAATLKQHGLKVTVDVLNGHIGAWLETVAHQRIHGTTGTKPQVLLDEERFTLQPLTSPTRLMVPLTMGDNVMPVESFQHPLSTYDALLEVRV
- a CDS encoding DUF2999 family protein — encoded protein: MNPILAMLKENNISDEQISEIFKTLTENPLAAMATISQLGLPQDKLQMLMGQVMQNPALIKEAVEELGLDFSKVEAAKEQLQK
- a CDS encoding DUF4382 domain-containing protein, coding for MKYLKETALASLVLAGLVGCGGDSGSSSSTTPITLSVSDAPVDDVKDVTVTFSKVALLPTQGGTTLVYDVYKTDENGDYVDENGDPLTDGEDPIPLSVNLLDYQGSDALPLIENEVVPVGSYKLCVFANDGDHPTHPSYVVENDDSIRELTVKGNGACPQGVGKEDNAGVLYFNDSFNVNQQSNDFVVEFDLRRGLKNSSTFPDYTIQRTSVSLINTVETGNIEGTVATTTFGACNPTNDNTFVQSVYLYEGDIAKANMAPIGGSDEVKPITSASVAMNEAQTNYEFSLGFIDPGTYSLGYTCTAHYDSDEDNADPVADGFEIYDVQNSVQVVVGQDNQVSF
- a CDS encoding glutathione S-transferase family protein, with amino-acid sequence MLKFYFHQTPNPMKIALFLEETGLDFELVPVDTLKGEQHTPEYRLINPNGKTPAIEDDGQRVFDSNAILLYLSEKTGKLAGQPEDRAELLSWMMFIASGLGPYSGQSVHFRHAAPAGLDYAVNRYLREAQRHYEVLEKHMEGREFFVGNEYTIVDVAAWGWIDKAPFVLGEEGLEPYPNLKRWFDAINSRPAALRAREIGKGIEFKTERDEEAKRALFPSNYAK
- the istB gene encoding IS21-like element helper ATPase IstB is translated as MNLQMNRIEAACAALKLQAIGQDWPRLAEVANSREFSLADYLESLLNAELDARAERTRATLTKFASFPMEKTFDDYDFKFATGAPRKQLKELTGLAFIERKENVILLGPSGVGKSHLAVSLGQIAVQKGLKTRFITAADLMLQLSTAKTQGKLESYLRRSVLAPKLLIVDEIGYLPFGREEANLFFNVIAKRYEQGSIIVTSNLPFSQWSNAFADDTTLTAALLDRLLHHSHIVQINGESYRLRGKKAAGTIPTVLENLSESRS